TTATAAGCAAACagtaaaaccttaaaatcaatcctaaaacgAACCGGAAGCCAATGTAGTGATGATGATATAGGCAAAATACGTTCCCGTTTACGTGTTTGTGTTAAAAGTCGAGCTGCTGCATTTTGCACTAACTGCAAGCGTTAGAGAGAGGCCTGGTTGACACCAAAATAGAGAGAATTACAATAGTTTAAACgtgatgaaataaaaacatgtatactATTCACTGCCGATCAGCAGCAGACCACAGAGTGCAGGCCGAAACATATATGAGCCGACCACAAAGTGTgtgatgcatatacagtatgagcAGACCATCTTTGTTGACGGACATTCAAAATTAGTGTGTATACTAAATCCGCAAGTAAAACCGCAAAATACTGCCAGGGCTGCGTGTGTATACTTATTAGAAAACAAGGCATAGGACAAGGATAGGAACCTGAAACCAAGACACATACAACTGCAAAAtacttttatatcattttaatatgcttgtTTGTATTAATGCAAACAACATAAAACTGTACAAGTAAACTTACAGTGAAGAAATTAAGCAGatataatacaacaacaacaacaaaaaagctgtgATGACAGTCCTCTGCTGCtgattttgtttcttttggtCAGAAGGTCTGTTCCTGAGTTCTTCACTGTTGCAGTCAGTGTGGATCCACAGTGCTGTATATTATGCTGTATATCGCTCCGCCTGCTGGAGGCCTCACCGCTTCACTCCCAGGAACAAAATCAATAGTACTGTAGTAGATTATGTCCTTGTTGAGATCCTGTAGAAAAGGGATtgcataataaaaatgatatattcaTGTCTGAAATTTCATCACATTAGTGCATGTCTGGTCTACTTACATTTGGGTTTTCATCATTTATAGTGCTGTATATCGGAGGATCTTCAGGTTTAGAGTAGATCTGCATTTTATGcacaaacaatacagaaaaaaatatcaagaaaTCAACATATGACTCATTAAATAAACTACAGGTTTCATGGCCAAACTAATGCATATGAGAAgtaaggagaaaaaaacaacaaatgcattttcttgTCTTATTTTGACCTAAAATcttttttgattggttttgatGATGAAACCTCTCTAGGTGGATCTTAGCACTTGCTGAATGAGAATACATTTCTTGTTCACACCAGATTTAAAATTCttattcatttaagaaaaatacacGTTTTAGCACATGTGTGCACAGGGTAATTTGGACTTACTACAATTTGTACAACAACTAAATGCACATTTGCTTGCTTGATTCCCAATGCAGCatgatttgttcaggaatcaaaATCAGTCAGACTTACAcgtatatttcataaatatctaTGACATGGAATGTGAATTATGTCTGCTTTTGACCAGTGCAGCTCACACAATGACAAATAAACTTTGGAGCACTGGCCAATTTACTGACACAATAACTAAGTTTTGAAgtctgaattaaatgttttgggtGAGTTACTACATTTTCAGACATGATGCAGACATGGCACAGAGTGTTGAAGTCTCATAAAACTGATCAGAAAATTACACTTACAGTTTAGAGAATGATAGAGATGTTAGAgaaagtttcaaaataaaagccaaagaAACTGTCAAACAAACATGTTCATATATAGATTCTCATAAACTAATGACTTACCATGTCAGTGGTTCTGCTGCCGTTTATCTCTCTGATTTGCTGTTTGTCTtgatcttcatttaaaaaaagaaaaaaaaagagagagaaacaataaTTAATGACTAACAGAATTGTACAATTGTACAATCTGTgctgattaaataaattataacatgacattgaatgaaatgaattttcaaacaaataaaaatgtaggttGAACTGACATCTCCAGCAGAAAACACTGATCAGAATCAATAACAGCAGAAGTACAGCTGAAACCGGAAGCCACACAGTCAGGAGTTCATTATTTCTGTGGGAAATACAGAAACATTCtgaaatctttttatttaaagagctccaaaaaaaagatgtgggacTAATTCATCTGCATAAAAGAGACCAGAAAATGAGCCGTATCTGAAATAAATGTTCACCAGAGCTCTGTTAATATATTTCAGCCTAATAGCCGAAGAATTggtttaagattatttttttttttttaaataatgaggtacttttgtttttttgtcaatgaTTTCAGTTGCATTATTATTCTTGTGATCTCCTGTTtcacaaaaactttaaaagaaatatCACAAAGGCAATGAGGAAATGATTGTTAGAGTAAAAGGCTAAATAAATCGAGGAAATAGTGCATGACAACAAAACGCAGACAAATCTAGAATAATTCTAGGAAGatgattttgagaaatgtcaatgagaaatgtttgaataCTAACGTGTCTTTCTCTTTGTCTGGTTCTGCCTTGATTACAGTGAGTTGAACAGGATTCAGTGCCTCTCCAGCAGAACAGTAGTACCAGCCAGAATCAGTGAGTCTCAGTCCAGTCATCAGCACAGTGAAGGATCCTCTCCCATCATCACTGATCTGTACTGATGAATTCTGGGATGTGTTAGTCCTCCCCACTGTGTAACACCTCTTATCTTTATATCTGCACCACTGCTTGACGTTATTCTTATATCTAAGCGTGTAGAAACACTGAACACTGATATCACCACCTTCATGTCCAGATACACTGCTGCTCACCACAGACACATCAggaactgaacacacacacacacacacatcatttgatttgattaaacacatatttgacattataattgattaaaataactacaaaatctCATACCAGACTGAACCTGGAGATAAATATCATATATGACAGTCGGTTTTCCTTCAATCTTCACAGCACAATGATAGCGTCCATCATGTTTTGTGTTCTTCAGGTTTCTCATAGTCAAAGTAAAGAGATTCTGATCAGGATGATCAATTACTGACAGATTCtcctctgttgtgtttgtgtatgttctGGAGTTATCAGTTTCTGAACGCCAGTATTTCTTCTGCTGTGTGTATTTCTCGTCATAATAACATGGGATGGTGACAGATCCTCCAGTCTTAACAGTTAATCTATTATATGACCCACTGCTGTAGCATTCAACAcctaaacacaacacacacacactgttgtaaTGTTCAGAGTTTACAATAAGTTGTCTTCACAAGAACACATTAAAAGCGAGATGAACAACTAAGcacaaaaaaatatcattacaaaatgATAAACAGGATTGATTAAAAACAGAGTATCACATTTAAAACTCACCTAAAATAAGCCAAAACCCTACTGAAATGTAGAATACTTTTGTCTTTTCATATGTGACCATTGTGCAAGTTTCTCTTCCCGtatctgagctgttttaactgtgTTTGTAGTAACTTCCCTTGTTTCCTCTCATATAGCACTAAAACGTATTGCGCCACTAGGGCTGTTACGATATAAACATGTACGGTTATCATACCATGTACATTTGCTTATCTATGGTATTGGGAGAAAATAAATGCTGCAGCTCTCACCTGCGCCTAGGCAACAACTTTCCACTTAACTGTTCTCTTGCTCCACCCACACATACAGCGGAGACAACATCAGAGACAAAGGCCATTATCTCTAATCTCTATCCCACGTCGAAATACAAGTTAGTTGTCAGTTTGGGAATACTTTGAATATAGAAAAGACGGACACTTATTTGTCCTCGAGGAACAATAGGTTCTCTTCTTCAATTTGATACAACATTTACTCAAAATGTTTAAGAATGACATAATTAAGGCTGAGCAGATGACTTTCTCCATTTACTGCGACTGATTGTGCAAATTTTTACTATATCTTCCACTAATTTGACAGAACTGTGAAAGTGATTAAAGCacacaaagtttaaatgtttaattgttagtttattttttattattgttcaacaaatgtaataatttgagctcttttacaacaaaataaatattttttattttgtttacattttttaattaaaatgtttcaaatgggGTGGAGTTGAGGGAAGGGGTTCGTGGGTGTtggtataaatgatttaaaaaaaaaggctaaatttgatttaaaaataaaaatgcatgttcaaaatctaaaaatatctaacataaaagtataaattttttcattaaaataatccccATTGATTTGACAGTAAATAATGGATGGGGAAACTTTCAccagaaattttaaaatatatgatttattcTCTCCTCTTATAAAGCTATATGAATATGTTTGTGCAGTTACTAAGTGaactatatttttttgtgaatgcaGTTATGTCAggtgtttttgtaataaaatgtttgttggTAGATACCATGTTTGccactatttattttttggcatatgCAGGCTACATTTCTTCTCTGTATATCAgaaagaaagagcgagagagagaaagagagagagatttctttaAGCAAAGTTGCATTGGTTTCTGTAATGAGTGTGCTGAACtgctgaacaaaaaacaaaataatgtgagAATCTGCACTGTGGGTGTTGGACCGAAATCAAAAACATAAGTATAGAAGCAGTGCTTAAACATTCAAGCAGAAACACTGACTTCTGCTCTACTTACAGTGCTGTTCACAGGCCgaaacacacatatatgcactGACCACAAAGTGTGTGCTAAAAGTGTGTGACgacaggggaagtcgtggcctaatggttagagagtttgactcctaaccctaaggttgtgggtttgagtctctggccagcaataccacgaatgaagtgcccttgagcaaggcaccgaacccccaactgctccccgggcgccgcagcataaatggctgcccactgttctgggtgtgtgtgtgttcactgctgtgtgtgtgtgtgcactttggatgggttaaattcaaagcacgaattctgagtatgggtcaccatacttggctgtatgtcatgtcactttcactggaccttcactttttttcatatatatatatatgtacagtatgagcAGACCATCTTTGGTGACGGACATTCAAAATTAGTGTGTATACTAAATCCACAAGTAAAATTGCAAAATACTTCCAGGGCTGCATGTGTATACTTATTAGAAAACAAGAGATAGGACAACCTGAAACCAAGACACATACAACTgcaaaatacttttatttcatcATAAATAGGCCCATGCTTGTTTGTATTAATGCAAACAACATAAAACTGTACAAGTAAACTTACAGTGAAGAAATTATAAGCAGATAatacaaaaaactacaaaaaagttGTGATGACAGTCCTCTGATCCTGATTTTGTTTCTCATGGTCAGAAGGTTCTGTTCCTGAGTTCTTCACTGTTGCAGTCAGTGTGGATCCACAGTGCTGTATATTATGCTGTATATCGCTCCGCCTGCTGGAGGCCTCACTGCTTCACTCCCAGGAACATCATCAATAGTACTGTAGTAGATTATGTCCTTGTTGAGATCCTGTAGAAAAAGGGATTGCATAATAAACATGATATATTCATGTCTGAAATTTCATCACATCAGTGCATGTCTGGTCTACTTACATTTGGGTTTTCATCATTTATAGTGCTGTATATCGGTGGATCTTCAGGTTTAGAGTAGATCTGCATTTTATGcacaaacaatacagaaaaaaaatataaagaaagcaACATATCACTCATTAAATAAACTAACCgtgaactccggtcctggagagccacagccctgcagagttcaacTCCAACCTTAATTTAatctcacctgcctgtagctttctagtaacccttcagaccttgattagcttgttcaggtgtgtttcattagAGTTGAAGCCTTGGTCAACCAGACAGCAGCAAAGTTTACTGAGCAAACCAATCACAATAACTGCATTTTAACACACAAAGTTAGTAACTGATGCACTTCCACACTTCTTTAAGTTACATCACACTTTTATTTACATCTCTGTTCCACTAATAACGGGATCTGGGTGGCAAGTGTATTAAGTTTTATCAATcacaaattagcatattttgaCACTGATGCTCACTAgagctctttctctctttgcttGAGAAGATTATGTATGATCATTTCACTTTTTGAGAAACTAGTTGTATCAGTTATACAATAAGTTGattttgagatataaaaatatattttacatattcaacCATTTTCATCGGCTGTCAGAAGTTGACCTGTGATGTGAAGTAAAATTCCAGAGAGAATCAGAGGGTAAATCATGTCTACAGCAGAGTGCATGTGCATGACAGGATCTGGTCACTTCTTGCAGTGTCtctgcttcttcctgtttcagaGGAAGAGCAGAAATATAGCCTTAAACCACATCAACATTAGCAAGTGAGCAAAGTAGCCACTTTGCAGCTAGCAACCTAACACATcacaacaacaaatcaaaattttaCTTATGGTTTCTAATTTGATTTGTGAATATAGTGGTATAATATGGATCAATAGGTTCTCTACTTTAATTTAATACAACATTTACTCAAAATGTTTAAGAATGACATAATTAAGGCTGAGCAGATGACTTTCTCCATTTACTGCGACTGATTGTGCAAATTTTTACTATATCTTCCATTAATTTGACAGAACTGTGAAAGCGATTAAAGCacacaaagtttaaatgtttaattgttagtttattttttatttgattttgagagattttttgattttgaaaaaagcTTTATTTACAAATGCTCAAAACACACTGCACAAATGACTTAAAACATACAGCAAGCACATTAAAGAAAAGATAACACTATGGGATTATAAGAAAAACACGAACTCATTTTCGGATATTGTGCACAAAGCACCATGACTACACCAAATTTGTTCAAAAGTTAAAAGATCTTCCATGGCTCTATAAAAATTAAAGTCGATCAATACCCTCGATTTGACCAAAGccagaaaacacacataaacatcatTGCTAGACCTTTGCTGAATGTTATTTTTCCACCTAATATACACAGCCAGCTTTGCTTGTCCTAAAATGAAATTCAACAATTTACAAACAAAACGTTTTTTCTGGAAATATTTAGAACCCATAATAAAAGTCTCAgttgaaaaattttaattgaacCTACCAAACAATTCCTTAAGCTTCACAAATAAAGGCTGTAATCTAAAACAGTGCATGAACATGTGAAAAATAGTCTCTCTTTGAAGACAAAAAGGGAATCCAGGATCAACTTCTGGGTTCATCACTGAGATAAAAGAATTAACAGCAATGGCACCATGCAAAACCCTCCATTGTATATCACCTACCCTCTTTGACAATGGTGGCTTATACAAAGATCTCCATTCGGGTTTTACATCATTTttcaaactgaaaactgaatgccaTGGTGTATCGATTCTGCTAACCAAAGACTTCTTGATAAAGACCAAAACACAAGTTCTATACAGTTTTTTACCTTCACATGATAAGAAATCTAAAACCAAAGATTCAtgtgattttaaaagaaaactaaagcCTATATTCTCATCAAGAATGGGTTGCACGAATAAACAGGGAAAGGGATCCTCCGGATCAGGAACACTAATCCCTGCAAAAAAATCCTTCAACATCTGGTCTTCTTCAACTGTAAAacagagtcttaactttgttaAAAACTGTGCGAGCAAGCGGATAGATCTAATACCCAACCGCTTGGAAGTTGCCTCCACCTGTTCAAAGTGAGGCCCAAGTTATAGTCAATAAGTGTCCCAAAGTGAAAATCCTGGATTGCCGAAGAGAGGTGCTAAATCCTTGTAGGTTACTTCGTGCAGTAATGTCCAAACGGGCCCCGAGAATCAATGGCTCCAGTAATAACCAGTGAAGAGAGAAAAAATTCTCAGTCTGACGGACACAAAAAAAACTCCACACTTTGAAGAGATTCTGATAAAAAATAGGCAGTTACGATAAATCCAACTTTGTGGGATCCATTAAAAAGAGTGATTTATCCAGTCCCGAACCTCCAACTGTACGCAGAATTGTGCAGGTAGCAGAACACCAGCTACAATTTGTTGAACCATCCAAAAATCTTTGTACAAACTGTAAACGAAAAGCAGCAACTCTACTTTGTAAATGAATTAAACCTTGTCCACCTTCTTCTTTGGGGAGGTATAAAATACTCTGGGGAACCCAATAAAAATTCACAAGAGTGGCTTGAACTTCAGATAAAAACTGTGAAGAAGGGTCTACACAAGCCAATCTATGCCAAAGTGAGGAAGCGACTAGATTGTTGACAATAAGAGCCCGCCCTCTGTAGGACATATTTGGAAGTAACCATTTCCATTTATCCAAGCGCCCTTTGACTTTTTCCAATACCCCCTCccaatttttctgtaaaaaaacacTATCATCTCCCAAATAGACTCCTAAATATTTTAAGCCTCCCCTGCCCCAACACAACCCATCAGGCAGACAAGGTATCCCATTAGACCACTGACCCAACAAtaaagcattacttttttttGCCAGTTAACCTTAGCAGAAGacaaatttttaaaatctttgattAAGTTAAGTAAAGAGTGTACATCACTTTGTTTATGAATCAACACCACAACATCATCAGCATAAGCTGACAAATGaatattgttattacaatttGGTAAACACAAACCACTTAAATGTATTCTTATCTGTTGAAGAAGTGGCTCAATAGCCAAAGAGTACAACATTCCAGACAAGGAACAACCTTGTCTGATACCCCTAAGAACCCGAAAAGGAGCACATAAGCCACCATTAATTTTCAGTGCACTCTCAACGTCACAATAGAGTACTTTGAtcatatctacaatttttttacagaaaaaaaccaAAAGCAGTTAAAGTGTTCCACAAATAAGAATGCTCAACTCGATCGAAAGCCTTCTCCTGATCCAGCAATAACAAGCCACAATCTAGATTTAACAATttagaaacatgaaaaatatctCGAATTAAAGAAACAGTATCATAAATAGATCTACCAGGGATACAATACATCTGGTCCGGCCCGGCCGGATGACCTGATCCAACACTCCAGCCAATCTATTAGCCAAAACCTTGGAAAGCAGTTTGTAGTCACTGCAAAGAAGCGAGACAGGGCGCCAGTTCTTAATGTCAGTAAGGTCTCCTTTTTTGGAATAAGGGTGATAACTGCCCTCCGGCAACTCAGCGGCAACCTACCCTCTAACAAGCTGGCACTGAGTACCTCAAGCAGATCCTCTCCCAGTTCCAACCAAAAAGTCTTATAAAAGTCAACTGGGAGGCCATCCACTCCTGGTGCCCTCCCAGACTCCATGCTTTGAAGGGCCTTAAAAAGTTCTCCCAGGGTCAACACTCCTGAAAGATCCACATTAGCCTCCTCAGAGACTTTAGGTAAGCTTTCAAAGAAGACACTTTCCACACAACACCTTGATTCAAGCTCGCTTCTGTACAGATTTTGATAAAAAAGAACTGCTCTCCTCCGAATATCAGCAGGGTCAGAcaacaaaaagacattttcagaATGCAGTGCATAAATAAAACGCCTCTGCCCATTCTTTTTTTCCAAGTTGAAAAAGTATTTGGAAGGTGCATCCATCTGATCAATGCTTTGAACGTGTGAACAAACCAGAGCCCCTTGCGTTTTATACCCCAGTAGATCTGCTAACTGTGCTTTCTTCTTAGAGCAATCTTCCATGTGTCGAACTTCACCAGTAGAGTGAGCCAAATTCTGAGATTCAAGTATCTCTCTTTCCAAAAGTTCTAAGGACCGAGTCAACTCCTTAGTTGACGTTGTGAGTGTACTGTTGTGTAAACTGCTTTATCTGGATCTTACCAAAGTCCCACCATTGCTGTAATGAATGAAAAGAACACTTCATTGTTTTATAAACTTCCCAAAAAGACTTGAAagattccttaaaaaaattatcatttagcAGCTTAGTGTTAAAATGCCAATATGCACTTTTGTGTTTAATTGAATTTAGAATAAACTTACATTGCACCATGCTGTGATCTAAAAAACTTACTGGCGTAATATAACACATACTAAAAATGTTAAGATGATATTAAAAAACTGTAAAGTCTATCCAGTCTGGCCAAATATATAGCATTATCACATGTGTGAACCCAAGTGTACTGCctttcactaccattcaaagatCTCCAGATAtcacataattcatatttcttAATAATATAAGATGGCTACGTGAAGATAAATGAGGCTCAATGTGATTCCTATCTAAATTGAGCtcagtacaattaaaatcaccacctAGAAACAAAAAATCTTCAGTGCAACAGTTTTGCAAAGTCGAACATAGTGTGTCTAAAAAAACAATCTTTCAACTGGTACAGCtgaaacatacacacaaataaagatCAACACATAATTTTCAAAAACTGCTCGAACTTTCAAGAGCCTACCTTTAACAATTACATCAACTACGTAAGAAACAGGACTAAAATTCTTTGCAAATAAAATGGCCACTCCCCCACTGACAGAAGTATTGTGGCTTAGCACAGCAGTGCCATCAAACTCTCTTAACCAGTCAACAGCATTTTTCACATCACTGTGGGTTTCTTGTAAAAAAGCAACAtcaatatttttctgtttaattacttcatatattgttgttctttttcttGAATCTCTTGCACCATTGACATTCACAGTGGCTAAATGCACTTCACTCATGACCAGGGGCGCTGCTAAGGATTTTGGGCCCCATGAAAAGAATCTTGACAGGGCCCTCAACACAGCTGAgagttttttcatattaatttacataaaatcatgcgcttttatggtatttttgactATCATTCTCATATATTTAAGTCAATCAGACAATTGAACTCCATCCCATGTCCACACCCGTAATTTTGTCCTCTGTAATACTGCACTACTTcagtactgtataatgtatatactgtGCATAGCTGTACATGTGTCATATAgtgtattcacatatatttatatttgtatgaatatactgtacatatttgtactgtacactggcaatgacaataaagttaatctaatctaacctaatatttttaacatgacagTTGAAATGTAACGGAAACACTGAGCACTCTTAAtgcaatgaaatgtatttatatttatttgcttcactgatactgaaatttcaaaataaaactcttcaatttaaaaaaacaggaattacaatctgtggtgaaaaaaaaatctcagcaagAAAACACCACCATAAAACAAAATGGCCATataaaatttctaataatttaaGCAGAACTTGCATAATATACTATATCAAAGAATGGCCAAGGTATAACATAGATGAGTCTGAGTTACTCTTTCCACATCATTTCTAATCTCTTGTACTTGCtcaacatttctaaacaaaagtCCAACGTCTGACCTTTTCAGCTGCAAAATCATTAATCAAATCTTTGAAGTCGAGCTCTCTAGCCAACTCGCTCTCAATGGAAAGCATAGCAAGACTGCAAAGCCTTTCTTGCGACATTGGAAACCTCAAgtagtttttaatcagttttaatttGCTGAATGCCCTCTCCCCACCAGCAACAGTCACTGGCAGTGTGCTAAATAAACGCAAAGCAATGCACACTTCTTCAAAGATGCTTTGCAGCTTACAAATAGCATTTAGGAGTTCAAGAGGTGACAGGTTAGGGGGGAAGTTGGAAGCATATACACGGTTTAGGTGTCTTACTTGATTTTCAAAATCAGGAGTTAGATCACTGGAATACTTAGTGATCAGTGGTTGGCACACAGAAGAGATTTTTTCCTCACTAATCTGCCCAACTTTCAGAACCGCAAAAACTCGTTCACAATATCAGCAATTCTCTGGAACCCAGTGTCTAAGTCACTGATGATACTATACATAGCAGTGTAAAACACAGTATTCCGAAACTCTGTTTCTGAATCTTCCTGAGTTGTCTCCTCTTCACAGGTTTCATCATGgaatctctttcttttcttcttgcgACTGCACTCCTTGCTTAActgaggagtaacatgagcttcTCTAGCTATCAACTTTGCTTCAGCTAGGACCCCCATGACCCCCATGCATCTCTCAGAGACTGCATCTCTTCTGTCAAGGCTCTGATATTGGCTGCCTCTATGTCAAGTGAGATTTTCCCTGACTGGAGAATAACATTCCTGTCATCAATGCTTTGCAGTACTTTTCAGCCAGATGGTGAGAAGAAGAATAGCATCAAATGACATGAAGTATTTTCTGAGACCATTAGCATCTGATCTTGCTTCATTGGTGAGACTGCAAGTCATTAGTATGCTATCAAGTGCATTGATGACAGAAGGTAGGTGCTTTGCCACAGGTTTAACAGCCTCAGTCCTTGCACTCCAGCGGGTATCAGATAGCTGATGCAATGAGGAACCTGTTTGCTCTTTGTAGACTGCCCAGCGCTCTGGGCTGCTACTTACAAATGTGTACAGGCGATTTATGCAGTCAAAAAAGGTGTATACATCTGGACTTGATTGTGCAGCATGTACGCCAACAAGATTTAATGTATGAGAGGCACAAGGTGAATAAGTAGCTAGCTTGTTTTTCCTCAGTATTTCAGCTTGGACTCCCTTTACCTTCCCTGACATATTTGCCCCATTGTCATATCCCTGTCCTCTGCAATCACTGATGTCAATCCCATGCTCACAAAGAACAGACTCAATCATCTTTGTGTGAGGCTGATTCAGGGGATGCTGGAGTTAGGGGTTGGGAGACAGCCGGACCAGTTGCTGCTGCTGGTTCATTTGACTCTGTTTGGAACGAGGCATGATTTTGACAAAGTGCGTTTGACTGCATTGAACGTTTAACTAAAACtgtgtattgttattttttccaGCGTTTTCTTGACCTAACATGGGGGAGAAAATTGAGTTCCCTTATCATGCACTTTTAACACTAGAATGGCCACCAGCAGTCATTTTAACCGCAACATTTAAACTTATGGTAATTATCTTTAACACTAGAATGAACAAGGCATCATTTTGACCGTTTTGAAATTTGCATAGTCAAtaactttgtctaaataaatcacaaatccTTGCTGCTGCCTGACTTTTCCTAAAAACTAcatgaattttcattaaaactagtttaaatatttattgtgtgaataaaaacagaaatataataatttctaccTATAACGTCCACAGGCAGTCATTTTGcgctttttaaattcagttttgccgACGGTCTGGATCAGATAATGTGAAAGTATTATGTGAAGATGGTTGGCAGAGATGAATCATGCTGTATTTGATAATATAGGGGACATTGTAGTAATACAACTCCACATCATCTTCAAGAGATGCACTGAAACCTCACAAACAGCTGATAGTAGTTTGTACAGTAGCTGGCAGAGGATTTTTATCAGAGTTCATGAAGTTAGACTGCTTGCAAGACAGGTGCAACAGCGTGGACCGCAGCAGGGTGCTGAAAGTGGGCGCCGCCTCGTACAAAGATGCTGACACCGGTGTTGTGCCGAATTCTTCACCCCTGCCAGATTCTGCATCCCCTCGTTGAa
Above is a genomic segment from Cyprinus carpio isolate SPL01 chromosome A2, ASM1834038v1, whole genome shotgun sequence containing:
- the LOC109055463 gene encoding polymeric immunoglobulin receptor-like; the protein is MVTYEKTKVFYISVGFWLILGVECYSSGSYNRLTVKTGGSVTIPCYYDEKYTQQKKYWRSETDNSRTYTNTTEENLSVIDHPDQNLFTLTMRNLKNTKHDGRYHCAVKIEGKPTVIYDIYLQVQSVPDVSVVSSSVSGHEGGDISVQCFYTLRYKNNVKQWCRYKDKRCYTVGRTNTSQNSSVQISDDGRGSFTVLMTGLRLTDSGWYYCSAGEALNPVQLTVIKAEPDKEKDTNNELLTVWLPVSAVLLLLLILISVFCWRYQDKQQIREINGSRTTDMIYSKPEDPPIYSTINDENPNDLNKDIIYYSTIDFVPGSEAVRPPAGGAIYSIIYSTVDPH